The following proteins are encoded in a genomic region of Cryptomeria japonica chromosome 11, Sugi_1.0, whole genome shotgun sequence:
- the LOC131070489 gene encoding non-specific lipid-transfer protein 6-like produces the protein MASSAKPWNSVNMMVVMFLLIWVSWVVSGAPAPDCNTASKYLTPCSNYLTKGSPLPKINDPCCQGVRRLYKQGATQQERQQICQCLKNSATNLKLNDKAVASLAPDSLKRYISTQLSHTY, from the exons atggccAGTAGTGCAAAGCCGTGGAATAGTGTGAATATGATGGTGGTCATGTTTTTGTTGATATGGGTTTCATGGGTAGTATCAGGAGCACCTGCACCTGACTGTAACACAGCTTCCAAATATCTGACTCCCTGCTCCAACTATCTGACAAAGGGAAGTCCCTTACCAAAGATAAATGATCCATGCTGCCAAGGCGTGCGCAGACTGTATAAGCAGGGGGCCACTCAACAGGAGAGGCAGCAGATTTGCCAGTGTTTGAAGAACTCTGCTACCAATCTCAAACTGAATGACAAAGCTGTGGCCAGCCTTGCTCCT GATTCCTTGAAACGGTATATCAGCACTCAGCTTTCGCATACGTATTAG